The nucleotide sequence ATGGCGGCCGCGGCGATCGCGTCGCTGTTCACGAACCTGGTGCTCACGGCCGGCATCTACTCGTTGGTCGGCTTCGAGGTCACCCCGTCGACGATCATCGGCTTCCTCACGATCCTGGGCTTCGCGCTCTACGACGTGGTGGTGGTCTTCGACAAGGTCCAGGAGAACACCCGGGGCATCACCGCCAACAACAACCAGACCTACGGCGAGGCAGCCAACCTCGCGTTGAACCAGAGCCTCATGCGGTCGCTGAACACCTCGGTGGTCGCGCTGCTCCCGGTCGGCGGCCTGCTCTTCATCGGTGCCGGCCTGCTGGGTGCGGGCACCCTGAAGGACCTGGGTCTGGTCCTCTTCGTCGGTATGGCGGTGGCCTTCCTGACCTCGATCCTGCTGGCCACCCCGCTGCTGGTGCTGCTCAAGAACCAGGACCCGCGGATCAGCGCCCACAACAAGCGGGTGCTGGCCCGCCGGGGCGCCATCGCCCGCGGCGAGGTCACCCCGAAGGGCGCCCCGCGCGCCGCGACGGCCACGGCCGACGAGGCCATCGACCCCGAGGCGGCCGCCCTGGCCGGCGCCGCCCCCAAGGTCGGCGCCCGGCCGGCCGGCAAGCGCCCCAGCGGCGCCCGGGGCGGGCGCCCCGCCGGTGGCGGGGGCAACCGGCCCGGTGGCGCGAAGCGCCGCTGACCGCCCACCCGGTAGAGATCGACCTGGCGGCGTCCGCCATGCTGTGAAAGCGGCATGACGGACGCCGCCGTCGTTCGAGAGGACATGGGACGCACCGTGACGGAGACCCACACCACCGGGGTACGGGGAGACAGCGGCCCGGAGGTCGCCCGCCTGGTCGCCAGCCGGGTGCTGGACGTGCCGGACTTCCCGAAGCCCGGGGTCATGTTCAAGGACCTCATGCCGCTCTTCGCCGACGGCGCCGCCTTCCGCGAGGTGATCGACGGGATCATCGCGTACCACGGGCGGGACTCGTTCGACGCGGTGGTCGGCATCGAGGCGCGCGGGTTCGTGCTGGCCGCGGCCGTCGCGTACGCGACCGGGGTCGGCGTGGTGCCGGTGCGCAAGGCCGGCAAGCTGCCCCGGGCCACCCACTCGGCCTCCTACGCCCTGGAGTACGGCGAGGCGACCCTGGAGGTGCACCAGGACGCCTTCACGGCCGGCCACCGGGTCCTGGTCCTGGACGACGTGCTCGCCACCGGCGGCACCGCCGAGGCCACCCTGGACCTGGTGGAGCGGGCCGGCGGCACGGTGGCCGGTTTCACCGTCCTCATGGAGCTGGGCTTCCTCAAGGGCCGGGAGCGGCTCGCCCCACGTCCGGTCCATGCCCTGCTGACCGTTTGAGCCGACCGGCCCGTCGGGCGGACCCGGTGCGGTCCGTCCGGCGGAGCGGCGGCGTACCCTGCGTACGGGTAGCATTGCCCTTTGCTTGACCGGCCGGGTGACCGTCCGGTCAGCGCGCGGGGCTGCCGGGCCGCGAGGTTCCGATGCCCGGCGCGGAACAACTCCGGCCCCTCGGCCGGTTGGACAGGACGTCGGCCGCACGGCCGGCGCAACCCGGCGAGCGGTGAGGAGGCCGGTGTCCCACGATGTCGTCCCTCCGGTGGAGGGCACGGTGCACCCGACAGGCGACGCGGACGGCTCGGTGACCGAGCGGAGCGGCAACCCGCCGGCACCGCTGACCGGGCCGGAGGTGAAGGCGGACGGCGGGGCGGTCGTGGTGCCGTTCCCGACCGACGGCGCGGCGGACCCCACGCCGGCCGGCGGCTTCGCCCTCTCCAACGCGCCGACCGGCCGCCGGGTGCGCGCCCGGCTGGCCCGGTTCAACGCGCCCTGGCAGACCTCGCAGGTCAGCGAGGTGCTGGAGCCGCTGATCGCCACCCACCGCGAGAACCACCCGAAGGCCGACGCCCGGCTGCTCCAGCGTGCCTTCGACACGGCCGCGCGCTGGCACTCGGGTCAGTACCGCAAGTCCGGTGACCCCTACATCACCCACCCGCTCGCCGTGGCGACCATCCTGGCGAACCTGGGCATGGACACCACCACCCTGGTCGCCGCGCTGCTGCACGACACGATCGAGGACACGGAATACACCCTCGACCAGATGCGCGCCGACTTCGGCGGCGAGGTGGCCCTGCTGGTCGACGGCGTCACCAAGCTCGACAAGGTCAAGCTGGGCGACGCGGCCAAGGCGGAGACGATCCGCAAGATGGTCGTGGCCATGGCGAAGGACCCGCGCGTCCTGGTGATCAAGCTGGCCGACCGGCTGCACAACATGCGTACCCTGACCTTCCTGCCCCGCCCCAAGCAGGAGCAGAAGGCCAAGGAGACCCTGGAGATCCTCGCCCCGCTGGCCCACCGCCTCGGTATGAACACGATCAAGTGGGAGCTGGAGGATCTCGCCTTCGGCACCCTGTTCCCGAAGCGGTTCGAGGAGATCAACCGGCTGATCGGGGAGCACCAGCCGCAGCGCGAGGCGCTGCTGCGCCAGGTGACCCAGAAGGTGTCCACCGACCTGAAGGCCGCCAAGATCAAGGCGGAGACGACCGGCCGGCCGAAGCACCTCTACTCGATCTACCAGAAGATGATCGTGCGGGGGCGCGACTTCAACGACATCTACGACCTGGTCGGGGTGCGGATCCTGGTCGACACGGTGCGGGACTGCTACGCGGCGCTGGGCGTCATCCACGCCAACTGGCAGCCGGTGCCGGGCCGGTTCAAGGACTACATCGCCATGCCCAAGTTCAACATGTACCAGTCGTTGCACACGACGGTCATCGGGCCCACCGGCAAGCCGGTGGAGATGCAGATCCGCACCTACGCGATGCACCGCACCGCCGAGTTCGGCATCGCCGCGCACTGGAAGTACAAGGAGCACAAGGGCACCCCGGTGGTCGGCCCGCCGGCGCACATCGACGAGATGACCTGGCTGCGCCAGCTGCTGGACTGGCAGCGCGAGGCGGCCGACCCGAGCGAGTTCCTCGACGCGCTGCGGTTCGACCTGTCCAGCCAGGAGGTGTACGTCTTCACCCCGAAGGGCGACGTCATCCCGCTGCCGACCGGGTCGACGCCGGTGGACTTCGCGTACGCGGTGCACACCGAGGTCGGGCACAAGTGCATCGGCGCCCGGGTCAACGGCAAGCTGGTGCCGCTGGAGTCGACGCTCTCCAACGGCGACGTGATCGAGATCTTCACCTCGAAGTCCGACACGGCCGGCCCCACGCAGGACTGGCTCGGCTTCGTCAAGAGCCCGCGCGCCCGCACCAAGATCCGCCAGTACTTCAACAAGGAGCGGCGGGAGGAGGCGATCGAGGCCGGCAAGGACTCGATCGTCAAGGCGATGCGCAAGCAGGGCATGCCGCTGCAGCGGATGCTCACCTCCGACGCGCTCATGGCGATCGCCCGGGACCTGCACCTGGCCGACGTGGCCTCGCTCTACGCCGCGGTCGGCGACAGCCAGGTCTCCGCCCAGTCGGTGGTGCAGAAGCTGATGGCCGCGTACGGCGGCGAGGAGGGCGCGGCGGAGGACATCGCCGAGACCGCCGTCGCCACCCGGCCGCCGCGCAGCCGGCAGAGCAGCGCCGACCCGGGCGTGGTGGTCCGGGGGGTCAGCGACGTCTGGATCAAGCTGGCCCGCTGCTGCACCCCGGTGCCGCCGGACGCGGTGTTCGGCTTCGTCACCCGCTCCGGCGGGGTGAGCGTGCACCGGGACGACTGCGCCAACGCCGAGGACCTGCGGGCGCAGAGCGAGCGGGTGGTCGAGGTGAGCTGGAAGCTCACCTCCGCCTCGACCTTCCTGGTGGCCATCCAGGTGGAGGCCCTCGACCGGCACAAGCTCCTCGCGGACGTGACCCGGGTGCTCTCCGACGAGCGGGTCAACATCCTCTCCGCGACGGTCACCACCACCCGGGACCGCGTGGCGGTGAGCCGGTTCAGCTTCGAGATGGCCGACCCGAAGCACCTGGGGCACCTGCTGGCCGCGGTCCGCAAGGTCGACGGCGTCTTCGACGCCTACCGGGTCACCTCGGGCGCCTGACCCGGGGCACACACGGAAGAAGCGCCCGCCGGCGGCCTGCCGGCGGGCGCTTCGTCGTCGTGCGGTCGGGTCAGGCGCCCTGGATGTCGCTCATGCTCAGCTTCTTGATGACGATCTCCTTCTTCGGGTGACCGCCGCCGGCCTGCTGGGCGAAGGCGCCGTCGTCACCGGCCGCCGCCACCTGCTTCACCACGTCCATGCCGCCGGTGACGGTGCCGAGGACGGTGTAGTTGGGGTCGAGCTGGGAGTCGCCGTAGACGATGAAGAACTGGCTGCCCGTGCTGCCCGGCTGGCCGGAGTTGGCCATCGCGATGACGCCCTCCGGGTACGGGGGCCGCTTGTCGGTGGGCAGGTTCTCCTCGCCCACGTTGTAGCTCGGCCCGCCGGTGCCGTCGGTCTCCCGCCAGCCGTTGCCGGTCGCGCTCGGGTCGCCGCACTGGAGCACCTTGATGCCCTGGGTGACGAGCCGGTGGCACTTGGTGTTGTCGAAGAAGCCCTTGCTGGCCAGGTGGGTGAAGCTGCCCGCGGTGCACGGCACCAGACTGCGGTCGAGCTTCGCGGTGATCGGGCCCAGATTGGTGTCGATCGTCATCGTCTGGGTGCCCTTGGCGGCCTGCTGGGTCGGAGGCAGCCCGACGTCCTTGATCTGCTTCGGGCGCCCCTCCTTGGCGACCTCGTTGTACGTGCACTGCGAGAACCCCGGGTTGCCGGCGGTGTTCTGCTTCTCGTCGTCACCGCCGAGCGACGTGGCGA is from Micromonospora terminaliae and encodes:
- a CDS encoding RelA/SpoT family protein produces the protein MEGTVHPTGDADGSVTERSGNPPAPLTGPEVKADGGAVVVPFPTDGAADPTPAGGFALSNAPTGRRVRARLARFNAPWQTSQVSEVLEPLIATHRENHPKADARLLQRAFDTAARWHSGQYRKSGDPYITHPLAVATILANLGMDTTTLVAALLHDTIEDTEYTLDQMRADFGGEVALLVDGVTKLDKVKLGDAAKAETIRKMVVAMAKDPRVLVIKLADRLHNMRTLTFLPRPKQEQKAKETLEILAPLAHRLGMNTIKWELEDLAFGTLFPKRFEEINRLIGEHQPQREALLRQVTQKVSTDLKAAKIKAETTGRPKHLYSIYQKMIVRGRDFNDIYDLVGVRILVDTVRDCYAALGVIHANWQPVPGRFKDYIAMPKFNMYQSLHTTVIGPTGKPVEMQIRTYAMHRTAEFGIAAHWKYKEHKGTPVVGPPAHIDEMTWLRQLLDWQREAADPSEFLDALRFDLSSQEVYVFTPKGDVIPLPTGSTPVDFAYAVHTEVGHKCIGARVNGKLVPLESTLSNGDVIEIFTSKSDTAGPTQDWLGFVKSPRARTKIRQYFNKERREEAIEAGKDSIVKAMRKQGMPLQRMLTSDALMAIARDLHLADVASLYAAVGDSQVSAQSVVQKLMAAYGGEEGAAEDIAETAVATRPPRSRQSSADPGVVVRGVSDVWIKLARCCTPVPPDAVFGFVTRSGGVSVHRDDCANAEDLRAQSERVVEVSWKLTSASTFLVAIQVEALDRHKLLADVTRVLSDERVNILSATVTTTRDRVAVSRFSFEMADPKHLGHLLAAVRKVDGVFDAYRVTSGA
- a CDS encoding adenine phosphoribosyltransferase, whose product is MTETHTTGVRGDSGPEVARLVASRVLDVPDFPKPGVMFKDLMPLFADGAAFREVIDGIIAYHGRDSFDAVVGIEARGFVLAAAVAYATGVGVVPVRKAGKLPRATHSASYALEYGEATLEVHQDAFTAGHRVLVLDDVLATGGTAEATLDLVERAGGTVAGFTVLMELGFLKGRERLAPRPVHALLTV
- the secF gene encoding protein translocase subunit SecF, which gives rise to MAKSGLAARLYRGEADLNIVGKRKLWFGVAGVLVLIAVLSFLLSGFKLGIEFAGGNSFQVPASVGTLEQAEAKVDAALAAKGGGAEVVTAQKVGSTSGEYYELRTGQLSAEQANEVKTEMAQSFGIQADQISGSQVSEAWGSQVTSRALLGLVIFVAVVAIYLILRFEWRMAAAAIASLFTNLVLTAGIYSLVGFEVTPSTIIGFLTILGFALYDVVVVFDKVQENTRGITANNNQTYGEAANLALNQSLMRSLNTSVVALLPVGGLLFIGAGLLGAGTLKDLGLVLFVGMAVAFLTSILLATPLLVLLKNQDPRISAHNKRVLARRGAIARGEVTPKGAPRAATATADEAIDPEAAALAGAAPKVGARPAGKRPSGARGGRPAGGGGNRPGGAKRR
- a CDS encoding peptidylprolyl isomerase: MTSTRERQRAAARARLEREMAERATRARKRRQTQAIVGAAAVLVLVVAGTVWLATSLGGDDEKQNTAGNPGFSQCTYNEVAKEGRPKQIKDVGLPPTQQAAKGTQTMTIDTNLGPITAKLDRSLVPCTAGSFTHLASKGFFDNTKCHRLVTQGIKVLQCGDPSATGNGWRETDGTGGPSYNVGEENLPTDKRPPYPEGVIAMANSGQPGSTGSQFFIVYGDSQLDPNYTVLGTVTGGMDVVKQVAAAGDDGAFAQQAGGGHPKKEIVIKKLSMSDIQGA